One window of the Periophthalmus magnuspinnatus isolate fPerMag1 chromosome 17, fPerMag1.2.pri, whole genome shotgun sequence genome contains the following:
- the fem1a gene encoding protein fem-1 homolog A produces the protein MDITTAVYNAARDGKLKLIQKLLSNKSPEELEALAEEKTQGGTPLLIASRYGHLEVVDYLIEHCKANVELGGSVNFDGETIEGAPPLWAASAAGHLPVVKTLLKHGASVNNATLTNSTPLRAACFDGHLEIVRYLVEHRADMEVANRHGHTCLMISCYKGHKEIAKFLLDKGADVNRKSVKGNTALHDCAESGSLDIMKMLLKCNARMERDGYGMTPLLAASVTGHTNIVEYLAHQPRTSREERIDALELLGATFVDKKRDLLGAMKYWRRAMELRKPGDKASSLAKPPPGPPIPAYGCAQEVNTAEELEALITDPDEMRMQALLVRERILGPSHPDTSYYIRYRGAVYADSGNFERCISLWKYALDMQQSNLDPLSPMTASSFLSFAELFSFVLQDRAKGTLSTRVTFHDLMTVLGKSVREVERAIAQRDNPPEAPQFTKALSIILHLIFLLEKLDCTPEQEHQKKHTVYRLLKLNPRGRSGFTPLHMAVDKDTTSVGRYPVGRFPSQAVASLLLECGADVDSRDCDNNTPLHIAAANGCPEIMAQLMKAGAHFDATNAQRKTAYELLDEQSSGHPALYPLNYVTLQCLAAQAVERHRLPYRGLISEEMEAFIELH, from the coding sequence ATGGATATAACCACGGCGGTTTACAACGCTGCCAGAGATGGTAAGCTAAAACTTATCCAGAAGTTGCTGAGCAACAAAAGTCCAGAGGAACTAGAAGCTTTAGCCGAAGAGAAGACCCAAGGCGGGACGCCGCTGCTCATAGCGTCTCGGTACGGACACTTGGAGGTCGTGGACTACCTCATAGAGCACTGTAAAGCCAATGTGGAACTCGGGGGCTCTGTTAATTTTGACGGTGAGACTATTGAAGGGGCTCCTCCGCTCTGGGCGGCTTCTGCAGCGGGTCACCTTCCTGTGGTCAAAACGCTGCTGAAACACGGCGCTTCTGTCAATAATGCCACTTTAACTAACTCCACGCCACTTAGAGCCGCCTGTTTCGATGGACATCTGGAGATTGTCCGCTACCTGGTAGAGCACAGAGCCGACATGGAGGTGGCCAACCGCCATGGCCACACCTGCCTTATGATATCCTGCTACAAAGGCCATAAGGAGATCGCAAAGTTTCTTTTGGACAAAGGCGCTGACGTGAACCGCAAGAGCGTAAAAGGAAACACGGCACTTCATGACTGTGCAGAGTCCGGTAGTTTAGATATTATGAAAATGCTACTCAAGTGTAATGCTCGCATGGAGAGGGATGGCTACGGCATGACCCCACTACTGGCAGCCAGTGTCACGGGTCACACCAACATAGTGGAGTATTTGGCCCATCAGCCTCGCACCTCCAGAGAGGAGCGCATAGATGCTCTTGAACTACTTGGTGCTACTTTTGTGGACAAGAAACGTGATCTTCTGGGTGCTATGAAATACTGGAGGAGGGCCATGGAGCTGAGGAAGCCAGGTGATAAAGCCTCTTCTCTGGCGAAACCCCCTCCTGGACCCCCTATCCCTGCCTATGGCTGCGCTCAGGAAGTAAACACTGCCGAGGAGCTGGAGGCTCTGATCACGGATCCAGATGAAATGAGGATGCAAGCTTTACTAGTCCGAGAACGCATCCTTGGCCCCTCCCATCCAGACACTTCCTACTACATTCGTTACAGGGGGGCAGTGTATGCGGACTCAGGTAATTTTGAACGCTGCATAAGTCTGTGGAAGTATGCTCTGGACATGCAGCAAAGCAACTTAGACCCCCTCAGCCCCATGACTGCCTCCAGCTTCCTCTCTTTTGCAGAACTGTTTTCCTTTGTGCTTCAGGACCGCGCTAAAGGCACTTTGTCTACACGAGTCACTTTTCATGACCTGATGACAGTCCTTGGGAAAAGTGTCAGAGAGGTAGAAAGAGCTATTGCACAGAGAGATAACCCCCCAGAGGCACCTCAGTTCACCAAAGCCTTGTCCATCATCCTTCACCTCATCTTTCTGCTGGAGAAACTAGATTGCACACCAGAGCAGGAGCACCAGAAGAAGCACACAGTGTATCGCCTGCTCAAACTCAACCCCAGAGGGCGGAGTGGCTTCACACCCCTACACATGGCGGTGGACAAGGACACCACCTCAGTGGGCAGATACCCTGTGGGCCGCTTCCCCTCACAGGCTGTGGCCTCTCTGCTGCTGGAGTGTGGTGCGGACGTGGATTCACGAGACTGTGACAACAACACACCTCTGCACATTGCAGCTGCAAATGGCTGTCCGGAGATCATGGCTCAACTCATGAAAGCAGGGGCCCACTTTGATGCCACAAACGCCCAGAGGAAAACGGCCTATGAACTGTTAGATGAGCAGAGCAGCGGACATCCAGCACTTTACCCTCTGAACTATGTGACCCTGCAGTGCCTGGCGGCACAGGCTGTGGAGCGGCACAGACTGCCATACAGAGGACTCATCTCTGAGGAGATGGAGGCCTTCATCGAGCTCCACTGA
- the LOC117385329 gene encoding C2 calcium-dependent domain-containing protein 4C-like: MWLLEKLRSSVESSGAQQTPQTTEAIPVAVYANVLTPEKIPDFFIPPKLICCPPDESLSPEPQPRAALRPSSSDHSICSQSPRARSSPRLFGRSLQKSANRHIIQIESADEPGATDKPSAQPNTNADPQSQTAMSLPYVPKAQTSYGFSTLVESPHTRRKESLFHSDPSSPLTSPNSQRRSQGGTLLTPADPNPYRYFSGGESDTCSSAESSPFNSPLLSRSASLLRSITQETQAKVSRAKRSLARHSSLSTDECSSADNSPNMQRRRTRCPPSPAFRGSKGGGLRGTAADLLQREHTINLHKGGTLRLSTHYDPEASRLRVRVLAAEALYNRETDVKSINCCVALYLNPGKQQKQRSTIIKNSRNPVFNEDFFFDSLPQAQIKSLAMKVKVVNKGTSLKRDVLLGEREVLLSELLAGL; this comes from the exons ATGTGGCTCTTGGAGAAGCTGCGCAGCTCCGTGGAGAGCAGTGGAGCTCAGCAGACCCCTCAGACCACAGAGGCTATTCCTGTGGCTGTTTATGCCAATGTGCTAACCCCAGAGAAGATTCCAGACTTCTTCATCCCTCCCAAACTCATTTGTTGCCCTCCAGATGAGTCCCTGAGCCCTGAGCCTCAGCCCCGTGCCGCTCTGAGACCTTCCTCCTCAGATCACTCCATCTGCAGTCAGAGCCCCCGAGCCCGCAGCAGCCCACGCCTCTTTGGACGCAGTCTGCAGAAGTCTGCCAACCGCCACATCATCCAGATCGAGAGCGCGGACGAGCCAGGAGCCACAGACAAACCCTCAGCGCAGCCCAACACCAACGCAGACCCTCAGTCACAGACCGCCATGTCTCTGCCCTATGTCCCCAAGGCCCAGACCTCCTATGGCTTCTCCACCCTGGTGGAGTCGCCTCACACCCGGAGGAAAGAGAGCCTGTTCCACAGTGACCCCAGCAGCCCCCTCACCTCCCCTAACTCACAGAGGCGTTCCCAGGGTGGGACACTGCTGACCCCCGCTGACCCCAACCCCTACAGGTACTTCAGTGGAGGGGAGAGCgacacctgctcctctgctgaATCCTCACCCTTCAACTCCCCTTTGCTGTCCCGCTCTGCATCTTTACTGCGCTCTATCACACAGGAGACACAAGCCAAG GTGTCTCGTGCTAAGCGCTCTCTGGCGCGCCACAGCTCcttgtccacagatgagtgcAGCTCTGCAGACAACAGCCCCAACATGCAAAGGCGTCGCACCCGCTGCCCTCCCTCCCCAGCCTTCAGAGGATCGAAGGGAGGGGGCTTGAGAGGCACCGCTGCCGACCTCCTACAGCGAGAACACACCATTAACCTGCACAAGGGGGGCACACTCCGCCTCAGCACACACTACGACCCTGAGGCATCCAGGTTGAGGGTGCGAGTCCTAGCAGCTGAGGCATTATACAACAGGGAGACTGATGTAAAGAGTATCAACTGCTGTGTGGCACTGTACCTTAACCCGGGCAAACagcagaagcagaggagcaCTATAATCAAGAATAGCAGAAACCCGGTGTTTAATGAAGACTTCTTTTTTGATTCACTCCCACAAGCTCAGATCAAAAGTCTGGCCATGAAGGTGAAGGTTGTCAACAAAGGCACCAGTCTGAAGAGAGATGTGCTtttaggagagagagaggtgttgCTGAGTGAGCTGCTGGCAGGACTCTAG